A window of Thalassophryne amazonica chromosome 21, fThaAma1.1, whole genome shotgun sequence contains these coding sequences:
- the hivep2a gene encoding transcription factor HIVEP2a, translating into MEVRESTDTGQKYPNKEHMKEKGPLQRKWASEPSATTKRSTFADPGAKHRESFPCGGSAPQQKYTLTVNSGKLPSGPSAVGAIGGPSSQDPQGPFAQVFQRGYPYQLGLPYPQHPQTERLLSGAKPQPGLDPHAWPFAGQLPSEDLYPVVHPCHTHPHGTAAVRFPRQKSPSLPSSFGNYSQSGPEPGEEGYGKKDQKPKKPGKYICDFCGRACAKPSVLKKHIRSHTGERPYPCIPCGFSFKTKSNLYKHRKSHAHAIKAGLVPFSELAVMRSEEMDQASPVGEAEVHSDGEQSTDTDEEGMEGSTMLTDKESAVAQISFEADKNTGGVEPAYADSAEELSMVSVKVPILIVPKRGGVPSTGAEYPHFPDIKGSRHMLATHAGGIGHSMDDSPTIKQRLALRLTEKKVQDPDSATTQSLNLLSPHSKGSTDSGYFSRSESAEQQISPPNSNVKSYEEIMFGRTWYYRPNSRSRHSIPVGMAGADPTNLANLKQSGTILDMGKIAEDPVCFRGNVGISGNPKQYPTGPCQSNTGLLEPPSDSGHLFRSNSMPTSSPPNLSVPPGIRGSHSFDEMMTPDDVFYPAGLRRLRRQAAFEHSANEAQVGEAEGYVHMPKNLAQPSGIKIGEHSQGVPEHISYSSYGTKVSMPEIAPRKRRKEKSEGDEEDSPGHCDSSCSGSVEMSGDYEFKQGHVDGSRATPTGKGSLHSAHSQSDSFDTCASMCSEDIALFPDADSRKAAGNVISVIQHTNSLSRPNSFEKSESFEQLGHQPTERALLSQQSEHSDTEIFEDALSPESALLRTESMEQQPQSDSDLASISSSSTAPSPGQPYHIPHKLVRQPNIQVPEIRVTEEPDKPDKDTEPRMTKEAEKQQQQQHGVEEFQLPQRSDTLSQMPSEKLPPKKKRLRLADMEHSSGESSFESTCTSLSRSPSQESNLSHSSSFSMSFDRDEGLKPVSPTKQDELTAGGGVKQSEFLTVPGSGHSSHYQQREMRRSSSEQAPCKVPTELPEMRSKSFDFGSLSSSRQGELYSSASAMKERRRGYLVRQASLSVYPEAVAQEPPGAEMSVKQESLEQGVWPGTTGPAHGTSDVTSKAKRVSSNSVGQNQQLLQHVLQQSISEDSLQDEPVCSSRSQQHRLQAQGSSSEGEYLVQEVMNKEVFRQYQSSPPFLSFQQPGLFWSHEAPRQQLTLQTQQQLQKLHIRSPSNLPAQSHQQQQLHDQQPHDQKSESLPSFSSRDSPGCPQQRGHFSSSTSSMLLQQVQPVFATQNLNSHASVPGMLVPVRIQTHVPSFGSVMYTSVSQLIASHGSSLHGSSVPRGRASSSSTPHSVVIGGSTSSFNLSHFLGQTDETMLQYPLWKGPDSLPEQRLNTGIPLSITSGTVSTADASGSGAGSSKRMLSPASSLELFIETKQQKRVKEEKMYGQIVKEMSAVELGGTESSNNLKEEQRSPRVPLKSEDSVDDSERMNSSPPLNDFPIAIKIAVPVRSSAPHPPDVAQAESFTPPLQILTDRSPVSSGRDSPEELDVDDSTPEPNSSSQSRASSKELEEADSMRQSTSSKTTDSRRLQQAANKSAVLSRAVDQTLLLTEVADGQQVFQFPSLRTTSRVNWCFLNYTKPNSTQATPRNSVYSSWCVSSYNPNPLNLSTKAALALLRSKQRTNSNLIYMMAAMSPPSSGKLVSSVAWKLSFDQLKPELMPVEPSKLGRKMKGVASWEHSNEEQTEKEASVKQPPTEPTRIKIFEGGYKSNEDYIYVRGRGRGKYICEECGIRCKKPSMLKKHIRTHTDLRPYVCKFCNFAFKTKGNLTKHMKSKAHMKKCLELGVSMSSIEDADADDTDVGERACEKLQRCAMAEHQFSDADDSDGGEEDADDVDDEDDEEDDYDGDSTPKTRSRSTSPQPYSRPSLSITAVADSQTPPSSHEPSQQLTSDILGHAHKPPLFGYFTTVPSIQITPLAPPSDQTQAQYQHSLQGALGNRLLVPPSSIMDEDLSVPLLDQSSPSSRLSSPGLDHSSCPSPISPASSPSSRRYLSPRRDLSPRPGHISPRREISPLRHISPKRELVGCRRDLSPRRELSSRGHLSLLSPLSRATSPGGRDYKRDLSPRGRHKGVIRPVSPRRGFHQHLRHLSPQSGARGLRLGPQTGLLPGQKEPGPAGRHRTSTETEMERHLGLHLKGERKEGSHHGNQSSPPPPVLFSHLPLHSQLQVRSPFPMIPIGGIQMVHSIPVSFTSPLSQEGALQKSTSEESTNSDVTSSHFTSFAKAGGQGSPGRVETIRKELFPHISPRQETMSSNEGGGARQEQEDGIRTCTKAIASLCIDTGELIEGDGGASSSSASAPESQQQRHPPSVPTSPQSPQHSPSPPEGPSIQHFTLRSSSSAPPSPHPSTPGSQGLQLTAVSKLGSAPYVSVPEEREKEAESTQRGKDDS; encoded by the exons ATGGAAGTCCGTGAATCAACTGATACCGGGCAGAAATACCCAAATAAGGAACACATGAAGGAGAAGGGGCCTCTGCAAAGAAAGTGGGCATCCGAACCCTCTGCCACCACCAAACGAAGTACTTTTGCCGACCCAGGAGCAAAGCATCGTGAGAGTTTCCCATGTGGTGGATCAGCACCCCAACAGAAATACACGCTAACAGTAAATTCTGGAAAGCTGCCATCAGGACCCTCTGCCGTTGGGGCCATTGGAGGCCCGTCATCTCAAGATCCTCAAGGGCCCTTTGCTCAGGTGTTCCAGAGGGGGTACCCCTACCAGCTGGGCCTCCCTTATCCTCAGCACCCGCAAACTGAGCGATTACTCTCAGGAGCAAAACCCCAACCAGGCCTGGACCCTCACGCCTGGCCATTTGCGGGGCAGCTGCCCTCAGAAGACCTGTACCCTGTGGTACACCCAtgtcacacacacccacacggtACTGCAGCAGTTAGGTTTCCTCGGCAAAAATCTCCTAGTTTACCCAGTTCCTTTGGAAATTATTCTCAGTCGGGCCCTGAGCCGGGAGAGGAAGGCTATGGCAAAAAAGATCAAAAGCCAAAAAAGCCTGGAAAGTACATCTGTGACTTTTGTGGACGTGCCTGTGCCAAGCCCAGTGTTCTGAAGAAGCACATTCGCTCACATACTGGAGAAAGACCATATCCCTGCATACCCTGTGGCTTCTCCTTCAAAACAAAGAGCAACCTTTACAAGCATCGCAAGTCCCATGCTCACGCCATCAAGGCTGGACTTGTACCTTTTTCAGAGCTTGCAGTCATGCGCAGTGAGGAGATGGACCAAGCATCTCCTGTGGGCGAAGCAGAAGTCCATTCAGATGGGGAGCAAAGCACTGACACAGATGAGGAAGGCATGGAGGGTTCCACCATGCTGACGGACAAAGAAAGCGCTGTTGCTCAGATTTCCTTTGAGGCCGACAAGAATACAG GTGGTGTAGAACCAGCATATGCAGACTCAGCTGAAGAGCTGTCCATGGTATCCGTGAAAGTGCCTATCCTCATTGTCCCCAAGCGTGGAGGAGTGCCCTCCACAGGGGCAGAGTACCCACACTTTCCAGACATAAAGGGTTCACGCCACATGTTGGCAACACACGCTGGTGGGATTGGACATTCAATGGATGACTCCCCCACCATCAAACAACGCCTAGCACTAAGACTGACTGAGAAGAAAGTCCAAGATCCTGACTCCGCAACAACCCAGTCCCTAAACCTCCTCAGTCCTCATAGCAAGGGCAGCACAGACTCTGGCTACTTTTCACGTTCTGAGAGTGCAGAGCAGCAAATCAGCCCCCCAAATAGCAATGTCAAATCATACGAGGAGATTATGTTTGGTCGGACATGGTACTACAGACCCAACTCCAGATCAAGACACTCTATTCCAGTGGGCATGGCTGGGGCTGACCCCACCAATTTGGCTAACTTAAAGCAATCTGGTACTATTTTAGATATGGGAAAGATAGCAGAGGATCCGGTATGTTTCAGAGGCAATGTAGGAATCTCTGGAAATCCCAAGCAGTACCCAACAGGTCCTTGTCAGAGTAATACAGGACTTTTAGAACCTCCTTCAGATTCTGGACATCTTTTCAGGAGCAACTCTATGCCAACTTCCTCGCCTCCAAACCTCAGCGTCCCCCCAGGAATTCGAggtagccactcctttgatgaGATGATGACACCAGATGATGTGTTTTATCCAGCAGGGCTACGCAGGCTCAGAAGACAAGCTGCTTTTGAGCATTCAGCCAATGAAGCTCAAGTAGGAGAGGCTGAGGGCTATGTACACATGCCCAAGAATTTAGCCCAACCTTCCGGAATAAAAATAGGCGAGCATAGCCAAGGAGTTCCAGAACACATTTCCTACAGCTCATATGGTACTAAAGTCAGCATGCCAGAAATAGCTCCAAGAAAAAGGAGGAAAGAGAAAAGCGAAGGTGATGAGGAGGACAGCCCTGGACACTGTGATAGTAGCTGCAGTGGTTCAGTAGAGATGAGTGGGGACTATGAGTTCAAACAGGGCCACGTTGATGGATCTAGAGCCACCCCAACAGGGAAGGGCTCGTTACACAGTGCTCACAGTCAGTCGGACAGCTTTGATACTTGTGCCAGTATGTGCTCAGAGGACATTGCACTGTTCCCAGACGCTGACAGCAGAAAAGCAGCTGGGAATGTCATATCAGTTATCCAGCACACCAACTCCCTCAGCCGGCCAAACTCCTTTGAGAAATCAGAATCCTTTGAGCAATTAGGACATCAGCCGACAgaaagagctctattgagccagcaGTCAGAACACTCAGATACTGAGATCTTTGAGGATGCCCTGAGTCCCGAGTCAGCCCTGCTGAGGACAGAGAGCATGGAGCAGCAGCCGCAGAGCGACAGTGATCTGGCCTCCATCTCCTCTTCCTCAACAGCACCCTCACCTGGCCAACCATACCACATCCCACATAAACTGGTCCGTCAACCCAACATCCAGGTACCTGAAATCAGGGTGACGGAGGAACCAGACAAGCCTGATAAAGATACAGAACCTCGGATGACAAAAGAAGCagagaaacagcagcagcagcagcatgggGTGGAGGAGTTCCAGCTGCCTCAGAGGAGTGACACGCTTTCACAGATGCCATCAGAGAAACTCCCGCCAAAGAAAAAGAGGCTTCGCTTGGCGGACATGGAGCACTCATCTGGGGAATCAAGTTTTGAGTCAACCTGTACCAGCCTGTCTCGCAGCCCAAGCCAAGAGAGCAACCTGTCCCattcctcctccttctccatGTCTTTTGACAGAGATGAAGGTCTCAAGCCTGTATCCCCCACCAAACAG GATGAGCTGACTGCTGGAGGTGGAGTTAAGCAATCGGAGTTCCTGACAGTGCCTGGCAGTGGTCATTCCAGCCACTACCAGCAGAGAGAGATGAGGAGATCTTCATCAGAACAGGCCCCCTGCAAAGTGCCAACCGAGCTGCCTGAAATGCGCAGCAAATCTTTTGACTTTGGCAGCTTGTCCTCCTCCAGACAAGGAGAACTATACTCCAGTGCTTCAGCAATGAAGGAGCGCCGGCGTGGATATCTTGTCCGACAG GCGTCACTCAGTGTTTATCCAGAGGCTGTTGCACAGGAGCCACCAGGTGCCGAGATGTCAGTCAAACAGGAGAGTCTGGAACAAGGGGTGTGGCCCGGCACAACAGGACCCGCCCACGGCACCAGTGATGTAACCAGCAAAGCAAAGAGAGTCAGCAGTAACAGCGTTG gtCAGAATCAGCAGCTCCTCCAACATGTCCTGCAGCAGAGCATCAGCGAGGACAGTCTACAGGATGAGCCGGTCTGCAGCAG CAGGTCCCAGCAGCACCGTCTTCAGGCTCAGGGCTCCTCGTCTGAGGGAGAATATCTGGTTCAGGAGGTTATGAACAAGGAAGTATTTCGGCAGTACCAGAGCAGCCCGCCTTTCCTTTCGTTCCAGCAGCCAGGTCTCTTCTGGAGCCACGAGGCTCCCCGGCAGCAGTTGACTTTGCAGACACAACAGCAACTCCAAAAACTCCACATCAGATCACCAAGCAACCTACCGGCACAGTCACACCAGCAACAGCAACTCCATGATCAGCAGCCACATGATCAAAAGTCCGAATCTCTACCGTCTTTCTCTTCTCGTGACTCTCCAGGCTGCCCGCAACAGCGGGGACACTTCAGCTCCAGCACCTCCTCCATGCTGCTGCAGCAGGTCCAGCCCGTCTTTGCCACCCAAAACCTGAATTCTCATGCCTCTGTCCCAGGAATGCTGGTTCCTGTGAGGATCCAAACTCATGTGCCGTCCTTTGGGAGTGTTATGTACACCAGTGTTAGTCAGCTGATAGCTAGCCATGGCAGCAGCCTACATGGAAGTTCAGTTCCTCGAGGCAGAGCTAGCAGCAGCAGCACGCCTCACTCAGTTGTTATCGGAGGAAGCACGAGCAGTTTTAACCTATCACACTTTCTGGGACAAACCGATGAGACAATGTTGCAATACCCACTCTGGAAAGGTCCAGATTCTCTCCCAGAGCAACGCCTAAACACAGGGATCCCACTGTCAATAACATCAGGTACCGTTTCCACCGCTGATGCCTCGGGGTCTGGAGCTGGAAGCAGCAAGCGTATGCTGTCCCCTGCCAGCTCTCTGGAGCTCTTCATTGAGACCAAGCAACAGAAACGTGTCAAGGAGGAGAAGATGTATGGACAGATTGTGAAGGAAATGAGTGCTGTGGAGCTGGGTGGAACAGAAAGCAGCAATAATCTTAAGGAGGAGCAGCGAAGTCCACGGGTCCCTCTGAAGAGTGAAGACTCTGTGGACGATTCTGAGAGGATGAACTCATCTCCTCCATTAAATGATTTCCCCATCGCCATCAAGATAGCTGTTCCAGTCCGGTCCtctgccccccacccccctgATGTAGCTCAAGCTGAGAGCTTTACTCCTCCTCTGCAGATCCTCACAGACCGCTCCCCGGTTTCAAGTGGTCGGGACTCCCCAGAGGAGCTCGACGTGGACGACTCAACGCCTGAGCCCAACTCCAGCTCCCAGTCCAGGGCCTCATCCAAGGAACTGGAAGAAGCTGACAGCATGAGGCAATCAACATCGAGCAAAACCACTGACAGCCGGCGACTGCAGCAAGCTGCCAACAAGAGCGCGGTTTTATCCAGAGCTGTGGATCAAACTCTGCTGCTCACAGAGGTGGCCGATGGACAGCAGGTTTTCCAGTTTCCAAGCCTGCGCACCACAAGCAGGGTCAACTGGTGTTTCCTGAACTACACTAAACCCAACAGCACTCAGGCTACCCCCAGAAATTCTGTCTACAGCTCATGGTGTGTTAGTTCCTACAACCCAAATCCCCTGAACCTCAGTACCAAGGCTGCACTGGCCCTGCTTAGGTCCAAACAAAGGACAAACTCCAACTTAATTTATATGATGGCTGCCATGTCTCCTCCCAGCTCGGGAAAACTGGTGTCGTCTGTGGCCTGGAAGCTGAGCTTTGATCAG CTGAAACCAGAGCTGATGCCGGTAGAACCAAGTAAACTTGGGAGGAAGATGAAGGGAGTGGCATCATGGGAGCATTCAAATGAGGAGCAGACGGAGAAGGAGGCGTCTGTCAAACAACCTCCCACTGAGCCGACCCGCATCAAGATCTTCGAAGGCGG GTACAAATCCAACGAGGACTACATTTACGTCCGAGGTCGTGGTCGTGGGAAATACATCTGTGAGGAGTGTGGCATCCGCTGTAAGAAACCCAGCATGCTGAAGAAACACATCCGGACACACACTGACCTCCGGCCCTACGTCTGCAAGTTCTGCAACTTTGCCTTCAAGACCAAAG GAAACTTGACCAAACACATGAAGTCGAAAGCTCACATGAAAAAGTGTCTGGAATTGGGAGTGTCCATGTCTTCTATTGAGGATGCCGACGCAGACGACACAG ACGTGGGCGAGCGGGCGTGTGAGAAGCTTCAGAGATGTGCCATGGCAGAACACCAGTTCTCAGACGCCGATGACTCGGATGGTGGCGAGGAAGACGCTGATGATGTAGACGATGAGGATGATGAAGAGGATGACTATGACGGGGACTCCACTCCAAAGACTCGCTCACGCTCCACCAGCCCTCAACCTTACAGCCGACCCTCGCTGTCAATCACAGCCGTCGCTGACTCTCAAACTCCACCCTCTAGCCACGAGCCGTCTCAACAACTGACATCTGACATATTGGGCCACGCCCACAAACCACCACTGTTTGGCTACTTCACCACTGTGCCGAGCATCCAAATTACACCACTGGCTCCACCCAGTGACCAAACCCAGGCACAATATCAGCACAGCCTACAGGGGGCGCTGGGTAACAGGCTGCTGGTGCCTCCTTCATCCATCATGGATGAAGACCTCTCTGTCCCTTTATTGGACCAGTCCTCCCCCTCCTCCCGCCTGTCCTCCCCAGGACTGGACCACTCCAGCTGTCCATCTCCTATCTCCCCCGCCTCCTCACCTTCATCCCGCCGATACCTCTCCCCACGTCGTGACCTGTCACCTCGGCCAGGTCACATTTCGCCTCGGCGTGAAATCTCCCCTCTACGACACATTTCCCCTAAAAGGGAGCTGGTGGGATGTCGGCGAGACCTGTCCCCCAGGAGGGAGCTGTCTTCTCGGGGACACCTCTCACTGCTGTCCCCTCTTTCTCGAGCCACATCTCCCGGAGGGCGGGACTACAAACGTGACCTCTCACCACGAGGCCGCCACAAGGGCGTGATCCGACCCGTGTCACCTCGCCGAGGATTCCACCAACACCTCCGCCACCTAAG CCCGCAGAGCGGCGCTCGTGGCCTGAGGCTCGGCCCCCAGACTGGGTTACTGCCAGGTCAGAAAGAACCGGGTCCTGCTGGACGGCACAGAACCAGCACAGAGACTGAGATG GAACGTCATCTCGGTTTGCACTTAAAGGGGGAACGGAAAGAGGGCAGTCACCACGGTAACCAGTCCAGCCCACCACCTCCGGtgctgttcagtcatctcccGCTCCACTCTCAGCTCCAG GTGCGCTCGCCGTTCCCGATGATCCCTATTGGAGGGATCCAGATGGTGCACTCCATCCCTGTGTCCTTCACCTCCCCTCTGAGCCAGGAGGGGGCACTGCAGAAGAGCACATCAGAGGAGTCCACAAACAGTGATGTCACATCGTCACATTTCACCTCATTTGCTAAGGCGGGAGGACAAGGAAGCCCAGGGAGAGTTGAGACAATAAGGAAGGAGCTGTTTCCTCACATCAGCCCACGACAGGAGACAATGTCATCCAACGAAGGAGGCGGAGCTAGGCAAGAGCAGGAAGATGGCATTCGGACCTGCACCAAGGCCATTGCCTCGCTCTGCATCGACACCGGTGAGCTCATCGAGGGAGACGGCGGTGCTTCTTCCTCATCTGCTTCAGCACCAGAGTCCCAACAACAACGCCATCCCCCATCCGTCCCCACGTCTCCGCAGTCCCCCCAGCACTCCCCATCGCCTCCCGAGGGTCCGAGCATTCAGCACTTTACCCTGCGCTCCTCGTCCTCTGCTCCCCCGTCCCCTCACCCGTCTACTCCAGGATCACAAGGCCTCCAACTCACCGCAGTGTCCAAACTAGGCTCCGCCCCATACGTCAGTGTCCCggaggagagagagaaggaggcAGAAAGCACACAGAGAGGCAAAGACGACTCATAG